The Aquicella siphonis DNA segment CCGGCAATTAATTTCAGCAAGCTGGATTTCCCTATGCCGTTGCGGCCGACGATGCCGGTTCGTTCATTACCCAGAAACAGTGACAATCCCTGGAATAGGGGTTTGCCGCTGGCAGTGGCATAGTTTAAATGGTTTATCAAAATTTGGGGTGTTTTATGCGTCATGATAAAGCTCTCGGAACAGGTTGAACCCTGACTGTCAGCGTATTGCTTGGCAGTCACCGAATGAAAGCTTTAGTTGCGCATGCTTGAAAGAACCTCTTGAATGTGAATGCACATATTAACAAAATCCGGCCGTTATAATCAAGAACATTGAAAATGCACGGGCCTGGCGCCATTGTTGCATAGTCATATCCCTGCTATAATTTGCGCTTAAAAGTGTCCGGAACGAGTTTTAATCATTAAGAATCAAACTAACGACTATGCTGCCCAATCAACGTGAATTCATGCTGAAAAACAAGACAATTTTCATCTCGTGCGTCGTGCCTGTTTATAACGAGGAGGCAGTCATTGTTTCTTTTATCGAATCTCTGCAGGCTGTATTGAGCAGCCTCACGGAGCGGTTCGAAATTATTATTGTGGATGATGGCAGTCGTGATCATACCATGGAGAAGGTCCGGTCTCTTCCCAAGGATTTCCATGTCAAATTACTCGGGTTGTCGAGAAATTTTGGCAAGGAAGTGGCCCTGACCGCCGGCATAGAGCATAGCGGCGGCGACGTGGTGATTTTAATGGATGCGGATTTTCAGCATCCTCTTAACCTGCTTCCGGTGTTTTTGCATCATTGGGCTGAAGGGTACGACATGGTTTATGGCGTGCGTACTCACAGGGCTTCCGAATCCTATATCAAACGCCACCTTGCTCACCTGTTTTATTGGGTCATGCAAAAAATAACAAAAATTGATATACCCAATAATGCGGGTGATTTCCGTTTAATGGACAGAAAAATCATCCAGGCGCTAAACGCGTTTCCTGAACGCACCCGCTTCATGAAGGGCTTATACGCATGGGTGGGCTATCAAGCCATAGGTGTTCCCTTTGAAGTCATGGATCGCGCGGGCGGCAAAAGTTCCTGGCGCTTTTCCAAGCTGACGGAGCTTGCGATCACAGGCATCACTTCATTTTCCGATGTCCCATTGCGAATATGGGGTTTTGTTGGTTTTATCATTTCACTGCTGGCATTGGTATACGCCATTTATATCATCACCGTTACCATGATATATGGCGCGGACTTGCCCGGCTTTCCCACGCTGGTGGTTGCCATTATGTTTCTGGGGGGAATACAGCTGCTTTCAATCGGAATACTGGGTGAATATATCGCCCGCATTTTCACCGAGGTCAAACAGCGTCCCAAATATTTACTTCAAATTAAAGATGGTTTTGATGAATAAAATCTATCTGACGGTAAATGCCTACCTTCCATTGCTCATGCAGCTGTTCCGATTTGGTATTGTGGGTCTTTCTGCGGCCGCTATTCATTTTGGCACGGTGGTTCTCATGGTGCAGGGTTATACGGTTCCACCGCTGGTCGCTAATATATTCGGCTTCGCGGTTTCTTTTCAGATGAGTTACTGGGGGCACCGTTTGTGGACGTTTCAAGAGTCCTCCGCGCTGCATCGAAT contains these protein-coding regions:
- a CDS encoding glycosyltransferase family 2 protein, whose protein sequence is MLPNQREFMLKNKTIFISCVVPVYNEEAVIVSFIESLQAVLSSLTERFEIIIVDDGSRDHTMEKVRSLPKDFHVKLLGLSRNFGKEVALTAGIEHSGGDVVILMDADFQHPLNLLPVFLHHWAEGYDMVYGVRTHRASESYIKRHLAHLFYWVMQKITKIDIPNNAGDFRLMDRKIIQALNAFPERTRFMKGLYAWVGYQAIGVPFEVMDRAGGKSSWRFSKLTELAITGITSFSDVPLRIWGFVGFIISLLALVYAIYIITVTMIYGADLPGFPTLVVAIMFLGGIQLLSIGILGEYIARIFTEVKQRPKYLLQIKDGFDE
- a CDS encoding GtrA family protein, which produces MNKIYLTVNAYLPLLMQLFRFGIVGLSAAAIHFGTVVLMVQGYTVPPLVANIFGFAVSFQMSYWGHRLWTFQESSALHRIAFPRLLFVQIVNFAANEALFFLFLAMKLPYMVALVIVLTVLPVFTFISSKLWVFR